The following proteins are encoded in a genomic region of Phaeodactylum tricornutum CCAP 1055/1 chromosome 1, whole genome shotgun sequence:
- a CDS encoding predicted protein codes for MSRWTAQYNSAQHCSARCSTSQRNTVRTGRLWMAVGFGCGVIQKKVGVQRLGPRAPDHRAIAETSAERESGTIVRDVGYGKVVRKADRQIPISVGIGVAMVDVFPNPAFCIFQKKKGFVATRVPGCWQGHPSVPTLTRAGVSRDPGRRPVPPYGVPRVCEAFPSTFPLGKRRTVWGPCRLPQEFEFCARRGGSDLCRIREEELTESVGSYRIDRRFLYMPSRAWLGLGVAVGMWIVVVDVAMGQCGAVQPLVGTVRTLARVDVIWKPSVPSGLYHSRPSSWTAVVKEIPLSVLSAEETPIVSGRLGVPQTHWAFGVFSELPSQEGLAEGVCRWNEHARTGILRDARPLFLSLAHSSPHRRQQQPPPDTATTSAVAGRYRYSNNSPSPHEGPPWSGIMPSSIHTLGNHNAYYPQQQQQQSASLQPAQAQIPTHPASQFVPPQSHQQPVNFHPRDMPSASAARHPADAAGYPSRRVTIGGTQHPSTLPAPPLHNDAAGVMDRRGSMASMNFNMDDFFNRRPSMGMDSGGNMDLLFGAAARRGSMDSTSAALDAAILDLQRRRFSVAAMETDNNNAMSSFQQQQPHAAGPPNGNANNHNHNNNVNNANHMSSISARQHQLQQQQRELEQRQKELELQRQQLIASMQERNMPMSHRGSYGFGAGGGPPPGHHYGHGTGSLGLGSVGSHGSHGSHPQHPHNMAPHTHRGSTAPHLGLSLNSTGSGPATTPPASNSSQQWWICQVCNSKAFASHEEAMTHERVCSGANGPHNNGMMAPHPTASGMPLPHHGYGAHNNPLSNQAFFDHSQRSAMNDSLHGGRNFSLGMDSSAGASYNNPAMSNGPFALMEKPMPLAMESDKDWLTPLHCFVRRQCVEVFTATQDDVSTPSKGKRKPIHVGQVGIRCPHCHVQDSSKARERGSVYYPTSISSIYNATMNLLQRHLHNCSCVPDDIMRRYETLKADDARSGTSKRYWVESSLSLGLVDTANGIRFSALQPPPLPSLTSSQERSGFHAARRNSNEFFSTHSNAMTELSEKSNRANKDGDDEHGDDAIDPHSGPGDRDPNFSKAEQDMADSAPLVTVEDKPYSTSFSYHLLSQMQPCLFTEADRLGKRKGLPPGFPGLACRHCFGGYGSGRFFPSSIKTLSDTSKTLNVLHNHMMRCRKCPPEVRENLERLRGAHDDERAKMKFGSQKAFFARIWERLHGKHSSGTTAAFKRKARSNNVIDRDGAMPGNHMGGMGPPPGMGGGMSGGMDHGYGTSPHMGMMRAPHASAAYRQMPIPMGGNSGLEALAQASDPKRAKLH; via the exons ATGTCACGTTGGACCGCACAGTACAACTCAGCTCAGCACTGTTCGGCACGTTGTAGCACATCGCAACGTAATACAGTACG CACTGGAAGACTGTGGATGGCGGTTGGCTTTGGTTGTGGGGTCATACAAAAAAAGGTCGGGGTCCAACGATTGGGACCACGCGCACCAGACCACAGAGCGATCGCCGAAACGAGTGCCGAGAGAGAGAGTGGAACGATTGTCCGTGACGTTGGATACGGCAAGGTGGTTAG AAAGGCAGACAGGCAG ATTCCGATTTCGGTCGGTATCGGGGTCGCCATGGTCGACGTCTTCCCGAACCCTGCTTTTTGtattttccaaaagaaaaagggtTTCGTTGCGACGAGAGTTCCGGGTTGTTGGCAAGGCCACCCTTCGGTTCCAACTCTAACAAGGGCAGGGGTTTCCCGGGACCCGGGACGTAGACCAGTCCCGCCGTACGGCGTCCCACGGGTTTGCGAGGCGTTCCCGTCCACATTCCCGTTGGGCAAACGCCGGACGGTGTGGGGACCGTGTCG GCTCCCCCAAGAGTTCGAATTCTGCGCGAGGCGTGGTGGTTCCGATCTCTGCCGTATTCGAGAGGAGGAGCTTACCGAATCGGTAGGATCCTACCGTATCGATCGTCGTTTCCTCTACATGCCGTCCCGTGCATGGTTGGGTTTGGGTGTGGCTGTAGGAATGTGGATTGTCGTCGTGGATGTTGCAATGGGACAATGTGGGGCCGTACAGCCTTTGGTCGGCACGGTTCGAACGTTGGCACGCGTGGACGTGATTTGGAAACCAAGTGTACCCAGCGGTTTGTATCATTCCCGCCCGTCGAGCTGGACTGCC GTAGTGAAGGAGATCCCTTTGTCAGTTTTGAGCGCGGAGGAGACCCCAATCGTGTCCGGGCGTCTCGGGGTTCCCCAAACACACTGGGCGTTTGGCGTGTTTTCCGAACTACCTAGCCAGGAGGGTCTCGCGGAGGGGGTGTGCCGGTGGAACGAACACGCTCGCACGGGAATTTTACGGGACGCTCGACCACTCTTTCTCTCACTGGCACACTCCTCCCCACACCGCCGT caacaacaacctCCCCCCGATACGGCAACAACATCAGCAGTAGCCGGACGTTACCGgtacagcaacaacagccCATCCCCCCACGAAGGCCCGCCTTGGTCCGGCATTATGCCCAGCAGCATTCACACGCTCGGTAACCACAACGCCTACTAcccccaacaacaacaacaacaatcagCTTCACTGCAACCAGCACAAGCACAAATACCGACACATCCAGCATCCCAATTCGTACCACCGCAGTCGCACCAACAGCCCGTGAACTTTCACCCCCGTGACATGCCGTCGGCATCGGCGGCTCGTCATCCCGCCGATGCGGCGGGGTATCCCTCCCGGCGGGTTACCATTGGCGGAACCCAACATCCCTCGACCCTTCCCGCACCGCCCCTACACAACGATGCCGCTGGAGTCATGGATCGGCGTGGATCCATGGCATCCATGAATTTCAACATGGACGATTTCTTCAACCGTAGACCCTCCATGGGCATGGACTCGGGAGGGAATATGGATCTGCTCTTTGGGGCCGCTGCCCGACGAGGATCCATGGATTCCACTTCCGCGGCACTCGATGCCGCCATACTCGATCTGCAGCGCCGACGATTCTCAGTGGCTGCCATGGAAaccgacaacaacaacgccatGTCCTCctttcaacaacaacaaccacacGCGGCGGGTCCACCCAACGGCAACGCCAATAAccacaaccacaacaacaacgtcaaCAACGCCAACCACATGAGTAGTATTTCCGCACGTCAACAccaactccaacaacaacaacgggAACTCGAACAACGCCAAAAGGAACTAGAACTACAACGACAGCAGTTGATTGCCTCGATGCAGGAACGCAACATGCCCATGTCTCATCGAGGATCTTACGGATTTGGTGCCGGAGGCGGTCCGCCTCCCGGGCATCACTACGGACACGGTACCGGCAGTCTCGGACTCGGGTCGGTAGGATCGCACGGCTCGCACGGATCACACCCGCAACACCCGCACAACATGGCTCCCCACACGCACCGCGGATCCACCGCCCCGCACCTTGGACTTTCCCTCAACAGCACCGGATCCGGACCCGCCACCACACCACCCGCATCCAACTCATCACAGCAGTGGTGGATCTGTCAAGTCTGCAATTCGAAAGCCTTTGCTTCGCACGAAGAAGCCATGACGCACGAACGCGTCTGCTCCGGCGCCAACGGTCCACACAACAACGGAATGATGGCCCCGCACCCGACCGCCTCCGGGATGCCGTTGCCGCACCACGGCTACGGTGCCCACAACAACCCCCTCTCCAATCAAGCCTTTTTCGACCACTCCCAACGATCCGCCATGAATGACAGTCTCCACGGGGGACGCAACTTTTCTCTCGGCATGGATTCTTCCGCGGGGGCATCCTACAATAACCCAGCCATGTCCAACGGACCCTTTGCCCTCATGGAGAAACCCATGCCCCTCGCGATGGAAAGTGACAAAGACTGGTTGACCCCCCTGCACTGTTTTGTCCGTCGACAGTGCGTTGAGGTCTTCACCGCCACTCAAGACGATGTTTCCACCCCCAGCAAGGGCAAACGCAAACCCATACACGTCGGTCAAGTTGGAATCCGCTGTCCCCACTGCCACGTACAAGACTCCTCCAAGGCACGCGAACGCGGTTCCGTCTACTATCCCACATCCATTTCCAGTATCTATAACGCCACCATGAATCTCCTCCAACGCCACTTGCACAATTGCAGTTGCGTCCCGGACGACATTATGCGACGATACGAAACACTCAAGGCCGATGACGCCCGCAGCGGTACTTCCAAACGCTACTGGGTCGAGTCCTCGCTAAGCTTGGGACTGGTCGATACCGCTAACGGAATTCGCTTCTCGGCCCTTCAACCACCGCCGCTCCCCTCGCTCACCAGTTCCCAGGAACGATCCGGATTTCACGCCGCCCGTCGCAATTCCAACGAGTTCTTTTCCACCCATTCCAACGCCATGACGGAATTGAGCGAAAAATCGAATCGCGCCAACaaagacggcgacgacgaacaTGGGGACGACGCTATCGACCCGCACTCTGGGCCTGGTGACCGGGATCCCAATTTCAGTAAGGCCGAGCAAGACATGGCCGATTCGGCACCACTGGTGACTGTCGAGGATAAACCTTACTCGACTTCGTTCTCCTACCATTTGCTGTCCCAAATGCAGCCATGTCTCTTTACTGAAGCCGATCGCTTGGGCAAACGCAAGGGCCTTCCCCCCGGCTTTCCAGGATTGGCCTGCCGGCACTGTTTCGGTGGGTACGGTTCGGGCCGTTTCTTCCCTTCCTCTATCAAGACGCTGTCGGATACGAGCAAAACGCTCAACGTTTTGCACAACCACATGATGCGCTGTCGGAAGTGTCCCCCCGAAGTCCGCGAAAACCTGGAACGCTTGCGTGGGgcccacgacgacgaacgcGCCAAAATGAAATTTGGATCGCAAAAGGCCTTTTTCGCGCGAATATGGGAACGGCTACACGGTAAACATTCCAGCGGAACGACGGCCGCGTTCAAACGCAAAGCACGGTCCAATAACGTCATTGACCGCGACGGTGCGATGCCTGGGAATCATATGGGAGGCATGGGTCCGCCACCCGGTATGGGTGGAGGGATGAGTGGTGGCATGGACCACGGCTACGGGACTTCGCCCCACATGGGCATGATGCGGGCTCCACACGCCTCCGCGGCGTACCGGCAAATGCCAATCCCAATGGGAGGTAACAGTGGCTTGGAAGCCCTGGCCCAAGCATCCGATCCCAAGCGTGCCAAGCTGCACTAA